A genomic window from Nematostella vectensis chromosome 9, jaNemVect1.1, whole genome shotgun sequence includes:
- the LOC5515463 gene encoding peroxisome biogenesis factor 1 isoform X1, translated as MADLTSAVVRLGSTRSCFIAVSAEFARSIGHSVTEGQQHSIVAFVMQWPGKTMNLSWSGAVVNTAAQGHELQATVEINRKLAKLNGLHDGQQVVLKRITSIPSCMRMYVDPLSADDWEIVELHAGKLEASLLDQVRVVGCGQLLPVFIDRSTSITIVVKATEPSLPCVLLEQMTEVIISPRNRMQQQVEMPLQTTIDHHKDNIPKRSSMPPGKVSSIETQDSSLSRVFEYLRWLAYGENNQVTESIPDDVSPCQTEPSSSSGKLAEGNQDEACCEQIFKTANIDMTFRVQRSTEILYGMANKPCKHRKRLQLCMSQPNAAFLDATSLPQELLQCEQFHAWRKSCLGWTKIVLLQKILSPSEKARLLSDKKTKNEAAGEQKQSHKKDNPAQTSQENIAFGPKAVVKLVLTENHHQCVPKDETWKGSVIIPGVECKGNALEHESVSCNRGETYATLQRPDRGSSATVPRPQREPCATILSQEGRNGTQAAFPVTSIPNESVHQGHVLLHKQLQQDLGCILGSSLRITHIDHGPDITKGIILHVESKANECLKDSGPIVQAFKEWVLSVSSDECPLVLGDTMKVDFSFEGITHPVVVSILSQCPAPTQHVPYFLLSPDTLQRVSVVVDCQMEHIRQPLACQDVEPKLKCSIQDLGGVTAVFTKCLERILSCLDFTGLPGHLSSKTSVSSRALLIHGCGRTSLAHALCSRLGQWPVCAHVVVVNCIHLRAKRVEAVQKHLQQAFTEAAWYQQSVLLLDDLDHVVSSPGPMQEAGGEGLYRLRLAQVFKDMVANEIASNGKVAVIATSESRDSLHGALLSSRGCHVFENIVELSLPDERQRLDMLSALAKRKLRGACADNLDMSLVAKKADGFSPKDLNSLVDRALHFASVRQLDKDPVTVSNSDIEQAITGFVPAALRGVPLHQAGHLGWENVGGLGTVKGVLQETLLWPSKFAGLFAKCPLRLRGGLLLYGPPGTGKTLLAGVVAKECGLNFISIKGPELLSKYIGASEQAVRDMFTRAQSAKPCILFFDEFDSLAPRRGHDSTGVTDRVVNQLLTQLDGVEGLKGVYILAATSRPDLIDPALLRPGRLDKCVYCPIPDQGDRREVFRALSHDLPLADDIDLDSISDSCHHFTGADIKALLYNSQLEAIHRTTSKIKLYGGALDGATCLRENIDGAEQAPRDASKLSERGHRSDTDAPGHEDGSKGSRKGVIMLTVGGGVQSVTAEDAQGIEAEICALNSFQPEPRVTTNTNVNIKRPLTIIPADILRARAGISPSVSEHERLRYQHIYESFVTSRGGDLQPEKLGHGRATLA; from the exons ATGGCAGACCTGACATCTGCAGTCGTTCGGCTAGGATCTACTCGGTCGTGCTTTATTGCTGTCTCGGCCGAGTTTGCTCGAAGCATAGGGCACTCCGTGACGGAg GGACAGCAGCATTCTATTGTGGCATTTGTGATGCAATGGCCCGGCAAAACAATGAACTTGAGCTGGTCTGGTGCTGTTGTCAACACTGCAGCCCAGGGCCATGAGTTGCAAGCTACTGTAGAAATCAACAGAAAACTTGCCAAGTTAAATGGCTTGCATGATGGCCAGCAG GTTGTGCTAAAAAGAATAACCTCAATCCCATCATGCATGAGGATGTATGTGGACCCTCTTTCAGCAGATGATTGGGAGATAGTG GAACTACATGCAGGAAAGCTAGAGGCAAGCCTCCTTGACCAGGTTCGAGTGGTTGGGTGTGGTCAGCTCTTGCCTGTATTCATCGACAGAAGTACTTCCATTACTATTGTTGTCA AAGCCACAGAGCCTAGCTTGCCATGTGTCTTGCTAGAGCAGATGACAGAGGTAATTATTTCACCAAGAAATCGCATGCAGCAACAAGTTGAAATGCCATTACAGACAACTATAGACCACCACAAAGATAACATCCCAAAGAGAAGCAGCATGCCTCCAGGAAAAGTCTCTTCCATAGAAACCCAGGACAGTTCTTTGTCAAGAGTGTTTGAATATTTGAGGTGGCTTGCGTATGGTGAGAACAACCAAGTGACTGAATCTATACCTGATGATGTTTCACCATGTCAAACAGAGCCATCAAGTTCATCAGGCAAGTTAGCTGAAGGAAATCAAGATGAAGCTTGTTGTGaacaaattttcaaaacagCAAATATAGACATGACCTTTAGAGTTCAAAGGTCTACAGAAATCTTGTATGGAATGGCCAACAAACCATGCAAACACAGGAAGAGATTACAACTATGTATGTCCCAGCCAAATGCAGCCTTCCTGGATGCTACATCACTTCCACAGGAACTTTTGCAATGTGAGCAATTTCATGCTTGGAGAAAGAGTTGTTTAGGCTGGACTAAGATTGTGCTATTACAGAAGATTTTATCTCCTTCTGAGAAAGCAAGACTTTTAAgtgacaaaaagacaaaaaacgaGGCTGCAGGTGAACAGAAGCAAAGCCATAAGAAGGATAATCCAGCTCAAACTTCGCAAG AAAACATAGCATTTGGTCCAAAAGCCGTCGTTAAACTTGTTCTCACTGAAAATCACCACCAATGTGTGCCCAAAGACGAAACATGGAAAGGATCCGTGATTATCCCGGGTGTAGAATGCAAAGGTAATGCGTTAGAACATGAATCAGTAAGCTGTAACAGAGGAGAGACATATGCCACACTGCAACGCCCAGACAGAGGGTCATCTGCCACAGTGCCACGCCCACAAAGAGAGCCATGTGCTACAATACTATCCCAAGAAGGGAGAAATGGAACCCAAGCTGCCTTTCCTGTGACTAGCATCCCAAATGAGTCTGTTCACCAGGGCCATGTACTTCTTCATAAACAATTACAACAAGATCTCGGCTGCATATTAGGATCCTCTTTGCGAATTACACATATTGATCATGGACCAGATATAACAAAGGGAATTATTCTCCACGTTGAAAGCAAGGCAAACGAGTGCTTAAAGGATTCTGGTCCTATCGTGCAGGCCTTTAAGGAATGGGTCTTATCTGTAAGCAGTGATGAGTGCCCTCTTGTCCTGGGGGACACTATGAAAGTGGATTTCAGTTTTGAag GTATTACTCATCCTGTCGTGGTGTCCATCTTAAGCCAGTGTCCTGCACCCACGCAACATGTACCTTACTTTTTGCTCAGTCCAGACACACTGCAGAGGGTCTCAGTTGTTGTTGATTGCCAGATGGAGCATATCCGCCAGCCGTTAGCTTGCCAGGATGTTGAACCGAAGCTCAAGTGCAGTATTCAAGACTTGGG TGGTGTGACAGCAGTATTCACCAAGTGCCTGGAACGCATCCTGTCCTGCCTGGACTTCACTGGACTTCCTGGTCACCTCAGTAGCAAGACTAGCGTAAGCTCCAGAGCCTTGCTTATCCATGGGTGTGGTCGAACCTCGCTTGCGCATGCGCTATGCTCTCGTCTCGGTCAGTGGCCTGTGTGTGCACATGTGGTTGTCGTCAACTGCATCCATCTCAGGG CTAAACGTGTTGAGGCGGTACAGAAGCATTTGCAACAGGCTTTTACCGAAGCAGCGTGGTACCAGCAGAGTGTGCTCCTATTGGATGATCTCGATCATGTGGTGTCTTCTCCAGGCCCCATGCAGGAGGCAGGCGGAGAGGGACTGTACAGACTGAGGCTTGCCCAAG TTTTCAAAGATATGGTTGCAAATGAAATCGCTAGCAATGGCAAAGTCGCTGTCATAGCAACGAGCGAATCACGTGACTCTCTGCACGGTGCTCTGTTGTCGTCACGTGGCTGTCACGTGTTCGAAAATATTGTAGAGCTCAGTCTCCCAGACGAGCGCCAGCGTTTGGACATGCTCTCTGCCTTGGCTAAAAGGAAACTTCGTGGTGCATGCGCCGATAACCTGGATATGAG TTTGGTGGCAAAGAAAGCGGACGGATTTTCTCCCAAAGATCTCAACTCTTTGGTAGACCGCGCACTACACTTCGCTTCCGTCAGGCAGTTAGATAAAG ACCCTGTAACCGTGAGCAACTCCGATATTGAACAGGCCATCACGGGATTTGTACCCGCAGCGTTGCGAGGCGTCCCGTTACACCAGGCCGGGCACCTTGGGTGGGAAAACGTGGGTGGCCTGGGTACAGTCAAGGGCGTTCTCCAGGAAACTCTTCTCTGGCCTAGCAAG TTCGCTGGGCTCTTCGCAAAGTGCCCTTTACGCCTGCGTGGTGGTCTCCTTCTCTACGGACCCCCAGGCACTGGCAAAACACTGCTGGCCGGTGTTGTAGCTAAGGAGTGCGGGCTCAACTTCATAAGTATCAAGGGACCCGAGTTACTGAGCAAGTATATCGGCGCGAGCGAACAAGCGGTCAGAGATATGTTCACACG CGCTCAAAGCGCAAAACCCTGCATTCTTTTCTTTGACGAGTTTGACTCCCTCGCTCCTCGCCGTGGGCATGACAGTACTGGTGTGACTGACCGAGTGGTGAACCAGCTGCTTACCCAGTTGGATGGTGTGGAGGGTCTAAAGGGTGTGTACATCCTGGCCGCTACCAGTAGACCAGACCTTATTGACCCTGCCCTTCTACGACCAGGAAGGCTGGACAAGTGTGTCTACTGTCCCATACCAGACCAG GGTGATAGAAGAGAGGTGTTCCGCGCCTTGTCACATGACCTGCCTTTGGCTGATGACATCGATTTGGACTCCATATCAGACTCGTGTCACCACTTCACCGGCGCAGATATCAAGGCCTTACTATATAATTCCCAGTTAGAGGCAATCCACCGAACCACAAGCaaaataaagctttacggAGGTGCCCTAGATGGCGCTACTTGCCTTAGGGAAAATATCGATGGAGCTGAACAAGCCCCTAGGGACGCTTCTAAGTTATCGGAGCGAGGCCATAGGAGCGATACTGATGCACCGGGACATGAGGACGGGAGTAAAGGATCTCGGAAAGGCGTCATTATGCTGAccgtggggggaggggtgcagagTGTAACGGCTGAGGATGCTCAGGGGATTGAGGCTGAG ATATGTGCGCTAAACTCATTTCAGCCCGAGCCGCGAGTCACAACTAATACCAAT GTCAACATTAAAAGACCGCTGACGATAATCCCGGCGGATATACTGCGGGCGCGAGCTGGTATTAGTCCCTCTGTGTCAGAACATGAACGCCTGAGATACCAGCACAT ATACGAGTCGTTCGTGACGTCACGCGGAGGGGACTTGCAGCCTGAGAAACTGGGTCACGGCCGCGCAACATTAGCATAG
- the LOC5515463 gene encoding peroxisome biogenesis factor 1 isoform X3 — MADLTSAVVRLGSTRSCFIAVSAEFARSIGHSVTEGQQHSIVAFVMQWPGKTMNLSWSGAVVNTAAQGHELQATVEINRKLAKLNGLHDGQQVVLKRITSIPSCMRMYVDPLSADDWEIVELHAGKLEASLLDQVRVVGCGQLLPVFIDRSTSITIVVKATEPSLPCVLLEQMTEVIISPRNRMQQQVEMPLQTTIDHHKDNIPKRSSMPPGKVSSIETQDSSLSRVFEYLRWLAYGENNQVTESIPDDVSPCQTEPSSSSGKLAEGNQDEACCEQIFKTANIDMTFRVQRSTEILYGMANKPCKHRKRLQLCMSQPNAAFLDATSLPQELLQCEQFHAWRKSCLGWTKIVLLQKILSPSEKARLLSDKKTKNEAAGEQKQSHKKDNPAQTSQENIAFGPKAVVKLVLTENHHQCVPKDETWKGSVIIPGVECKGNALEHESVSCNRGETYATLQRPDRGSSATVPRPQREPCATILSQEGRNGTQAAFPVTSIPNESVHQGHVLLHKQLQQDLGCILGSSLRITHIDHGPDITKGIILHVESKANECLKDSGPIVQAFKEWVLSVSSDECPLVLGDTMKVDFSFEGITHPVVVSILSQCPAPTQHVPYFLLSPDTLQRVSVVVDCQMEHIRQPLACQDVEPKLKCSIQDLGGVTAVFTKCLERILSCLDFTGLPGHLSSKTSVSSRALLIHGCGRTSLAHALCSRLGQWPVCAHVVVVNCIHLRAKRVEAVQKHLQQAFTEAAWYQQSVLLLDDLDHVVSSPGPMQEAGGEGLYRLRLAQVFKDMVANEIASNGKVAVIATSESRDSLHGALLSSRGCHVFENIVELSLPDERQRLDMLSALAKRKLRGACADNLDMSLVAKKADGFSPKDLNSLVDRALHFASVRQLDKDPVTVSNSDIEQAITGFVPAALRGVPLHQAGHLGWENVGGLGTVKGVLQETLLWPSKFAGLFAKCPLRLRGGLLLYGPPGTGKTLLAGVVAKECGLNFISIKGPELLSKYIGASEQAVRDMFTRAQSAKPCILFFDEFDSLAPRRGHDSTGVTDRVVNQLLTQLDGVEGLKGVYILAATSRPDLIDPALLRPGRLDKCVYCPIPDQGDRREVFRALSHDLPLADDIDLDSISDSCHHFTGADIKALLYNSQLEAIHRTTSKIKLYGGALDGATCLRENIDGAEQAPRDASKLSERGHRSDTDAPGHEDGSKGSRKGVIMLTVGGGVQSVTAEDAQGIEAEICALNSFQPEPRVTTNTNIRVVRDVTRRGLAA, encoded by the exons ATGGCAGACCTGACATCTGCAGTCGTTCGGCTAGGATCTACTCGGTCGTGCTTTATTGCTGTCTCGGCCGAGTTTGCTCGAAGCATAGGGCACTCCGTGACGGAg GGACAGCAGCATTCTATTGTGGCATTTGTGATGCAATGGCCCGGCAAAACAATGAACTTGAGCTGGTCTGGTGCTGTTGTCAACACTGCAGCCCAGGGCCATGAGTTGCAAGCTACTGTAGAAATCAACAGAAAACTTGCCAAGTTAAATGGCTTGCATGATGGCCAGCAG GTTGTGCTAAAAAGAATAACCTCAATCCCATCATGCATGAGGATGTATGTGGACCCTCTTTCAGCAGATGATTGGGAGATAGTG GAACTACATGCAGGAAAGCTAGAGGCAAGCCTCCTTGACCAGGTTCGAGTGGTTGGGTGTGGTCAGCTCTTGCCTGTATTCATCGACAGAAGTACTTCCATTACTATTGTTGTCA AAGCCACAGAGCCTAGCTTGCCATGTGTCTTGCTAGAGCAGATGACAGAGGTAATTATTTCACCAAGAAATCGCATGCAGCAACAAGTTGAAATGCCATTACAGACAACTATAGACCACCACAAAGATAACATCCCAAAGAGAAGCAGCATGCCTCCAGGAAAAGTCTCTTCCATAGAAACCCAGGACAGTTCTTTGTCAAGAGTGTTTGAATATTTGAGGTGGCTTGCGTATGGTGAGAACAACCAAGTGACTGAATCTATACCTGATGATGTTTCACCATGTCAAACAGAGCCATCAAGTTCATCAGGCAAGTTAGCTGAAGGAAATCAAGATGAAGCTTGTTGTGaacaaattttcaaaacagCAAATATAGACATGACCTTTAGAGTTCAAAGGTCTACAGAAATCTTGTATGGAATGGCCAACAAACCATGCAAACACAGGAAGAGATTACAACTATGTATGTCCCAGCCAAATGCAGCCTTCCTGGATGCTACATCACTTCCACAGGAACTTTTGCAATGTGAGCAATTTCATGCTTGGAGAAAGAGTTGTTTAGGCTGGACTAAGATTGTGCTATTACAGAAGATTTTATCTCCTTCTGAGAAAGCAAGACTTTTAAgtgacaaaaagacaaaaaacgaGGCTGCAGGTGAACAGAAGCAAAGCCATAAGAAGGATAATCCAGCTCAAACTTCGCAAG AAAACATAGCATTTGGTCCAAAAGCCGTCGTTAAACTTGTTCTCACTGAAAATCACCACCAATGTGTGCCCAAAGACGAAACATGGAAAGGATCCGTGATTATCCCGGGTGTAGAATGCAAAGGTAATGCGTTAGAACATGAATCAGTAAGCTGTAACAGAGGAGAGACATATGCCACACTGCAACGCCCAGACAGAGGGTCATCTGCCACAGTGCCACGCCCACAAAGAGAGCCATGTGCTACAATACTATCCCAAGAAGGGAGAAATGGAACCCAAGCTGCCTTTCCTGTGACTAGCATCCCAAATGAGTCTGTTCACCAGGGCCATGTACTTCTTCATAAACAATTACAACAAGATCTCGGCTGCATATTAGGATCCTCTTTGCGAATTACACATATTGATCATGGACCAGATATAACAAAGGGAATTATTCTCCACGTTGAAAGCAAGGCAAACGAGTGCTTAAAGGATTCTGGTCCTATCGTGCAGGCCTTTAAGGAATGGGTCTTATCTGTAAGCAGTGATGAGTGCCCTCTTGTCCTGGGGGACACTATGAAAGTGGATTTCAGTTTTGAag GTATTACTCATCCTGTCGTGGTGTCCATCTTAAGCCAGTGTCCTGCACCCACGCAACATGTACCTTACTTTTTGCTCAGTCCAGACACACTGCAGAGGGTCTCAGTTGTTGTTGATTGCCAGATGGAGCATATCCGCCAGCCGTTAGCTTGCCAGGATGTTGAACCGAAGCTCAAGTGCAGTATTCAAGACTTGGG TGGTGTGACAGCAGTATTCACCAAGTGCCTGGAACGCATCCTGTCCTGCCTGGACTTCACTGGACTTCCTGGTCACCTCAGTAGCAAGACTAGCGTAAGCTCCAGAGCCTTGCTTATCCATGGGTGTGGTCGAACCTCGCTTGCGCATGCGCTATGCTCTCGTCTCGGTCAGTGGCCTGTGTGTGCACATGTGGTTGTCGTCAACTGCATCCATCTCAGGG CTAAACGTGTTGAGGCGGTACAGAAGCATTTGCAACAGGCTTTTACCGAAGCAGCGTGGTACCAGCAGAGTGTGCTCCTATTGGATGATCTCGATCATGTGGTGTCTTCTCCAGGCCCCATGCAGGAGGCAGGCGGAGAGGGACTGTACAGACTGAGGCTTGCCCAAG TTTTCAAAGATATGGTTGCAAATGAAATCGCTAGCAATGGCAAAGTCGCTGTCATAGCAACGAGCGAATCACGTGACTCTCTGCACGGTGCTCTGTTGTCGTCACGTGGCTGTCACGTGTTCGAAAATATTGTAGAGCTCAGTCTCCCAGACGAGCGCCAGCGTTTGGACATGCTCTCTGCCTTGGCTAAAAGGAAACTTCGTGGTGCATGCGCCGATAACCTGGATATGAG TTTGGTGGCAAAGAAAGCGGACGGATTTTCTCCCAAAGATCTCAACTCTTTGGTAGACCGCGCACTACACTTCGCTTCCGTCAGGCAGTTAGATAAAG ACCCTGTAACCGTGAGCAACTCCGATATTGAACAGGCCATCACGGGATTTGTACCCGCAGCGTTGCGAGGCGTCCCGTTACACCAGGCCGGGCACCTTGGGTGGGAAAACGTGGGTGGCCTGGGTACAGTCAAGGGCGTTCTCCAGGAAACTCTTCTCTGGCCTAGCAAG TTCGCTGGGCTCTTCGCAAAGTGCCCTTTACGCCTGCGTGGTGGTCTCCTTCTCTACGGACCCCCAGGCACTGGCAAAACACTGCTGGCCGGTGTTGTAGCTAAGGAGTGCGGGCTCAACTTCATAAGTATCAAGGGACCCGAGTTACTGAGCAAGTATATCGGCGCGAGCGAACAAGCGGTCAGAGATATGTTCACACG CGCTCAAAGCGCAAAACCCTGCATTCTTTTCTTTGACGAGTTTGACTCCCTCGCTCCTCGCCGTGGGCATGACAGTACTGGTGTGACTGACCGAGTGGTGAACCAGCTGCTTACCCAGTTGGATGGTGTGGAGGGTCTAAAGGGTGTGTACATCCTGGCCGCTACCAGTAGACCAGACCTTATTGACCCTGCCCTTCTACGACCAGGAAGGCTGGACAAGTGTGTCTACTGTCCCATACCAGACCAG GGTGATAGAAGAGAGGTGTTCCGCGCCTTGTCACATGACCTGCCTTTGGCTGATGACATCGATTTGGACTCCATATCAGACTCGTGTCACCACTTCACCGGCGCAGATATCAAGGCCTTACTATATAATTCCCAGTTAGAGGCAATCCACCGAACCACAAGCaaaataaagctttacggAGGTGCCCTAGATGGCGCTACTTGCCTTAGGGAAAATATCGATGGAGCTGAACAAGCCCCTAGGGACGCTTCTAAGTTATCGGAGCGAGGCCATAGGAGCGATACTGATGCACCGGGACATGAGGACGGGAGTAAAGGATCTCGGAAAGGCGTCATTATGCTGAccgtggggggaggggtgcagagTGTAACGGCTGAGGATGCTCAGGGGATTGAGGCTGAG ATATGTGCGCTAAACTCATTTCAGCCCGAGCCGCGAGTCACAACTAATACCAAT ATACGAGTCGTTCGTGACGTCACGCGGAGGGGACTTGCAGCCTGA